aaaaaatttccttcaaAAAGGCCCATCTACTATATTTCGGACCAAACAAGCTCATTTTCTCTGTATATTGGTTTACGTAAGCCCTTACATCAAACTTTCGTTAAATCGATGTTGATGTGCGAAGAATATATGACATGACttctattttaataaaatggGAATAGTATGTGATTACTTGGTGCATGGGATAAGATCTGAGAAAATAATGTAAGTTTAAAGAAAGTGTCAAAGAACACCTTGTATTAtatttcaagcaaaacaaatCCGTCTATTTTGAGTATTGGTTTGCTTAAGTTCTTAACTCAAATCATCATTAAATCTTGGGTCCTTATTAAAAATAGTAGTTGTAAATTAAAGGGGCTTGTCTAgtcaaaaaaaaagatgacgggtttgtttgaaattttcttCAAAGTACATGGCTTTTTCAGTTTTCCTGATTTGACccctttttaattaattttactgACATCTATAGAAACGCAACTTGTCGTCTTGCCATTAGAATCCACCAAATTCCTTCGATACAACTGGAACAGCCCTCTTAGAAGTCAGAACCctaaaactctctctctctctctccccctctgtGAACCAGTTATACTCTTGTTGCTTTGGCTATTTGGGCAGGTTAGTCCCTTATGATCATAATTTCCCTTATGTTTCTGAAGCTAATATTTGCATTCATTGGTCTGCTAGTATAATTTGGGGTTTTTTCCAATTCACAATTCTCGAGCAAAAAagtttgaattttctttctggGTTTTGCATTTCTAAGTGGTTTTCGTGTGTGCTTTGATGGGTTTTAGTCCATTCATTGAACTGATCATGTACCCAGTACCCCTTTTCAATAGAGTGCTGTTGTCTTATAAATTCGATAACATTATTGGTCAATCTGATCATTTTCTTATATTCTCAAGTTTGTATCCTCTAATTTTtactatttcatgttcttctgAATATAGATTTCCTGCCAAAACAACATTTAAGAGGCATATAAAAGGAATTTGGATTGGAGCACTAAGCACTTGGAAGCTTGTTCTGTATCATAAATGGCAGAGGTGGTTGGGCCGAGATTGTATAGTTGTTGTAGTTGTAGAAATCATGTGGCTTTTCATGATGATGTCATTTCAAAGGCTTTTCAGGTCAGCTAACAAAGAGATTCAAACACTGATATAGTTGTGCTCCTTTGTTCAACTTTGTGTTAGTAATTTATATTACATGTCAAAAGTTTGATTTGGGGGAAGTAACACTTATGTTGAAAGTACCCCTACTTGCTTTTAAAAGAGGGTACATAACTGAAGTCTTGGTATGTAAGAGTTCGTCCCTCTGCACTTGTAAGCCTTTGTCCACTTGGCTTTGTCTTCCTAGGTCCAACACCAGACCATACTAGTTTGAGGCCGAAAAGTGTTTTTTACTAGTTAGAAAGTttgacttattatattatgtatttcAATTCTTTCCCTTGGCGATGTGGGATTTAGAGTACTAAGCCTCTCGCCATTTGGTAGATCGCACAACACCACTAAGGTTGACACTGTAGAGGCTTGTTATGGTCCCGCCCACTCGAGCGGGGTACTAGATGTTAAGCAAAGGGGACGAAAAGGGAAAATGATGTTAGGGAAGTGTGGGAACTATTGAATTCCTGACAGAATTAAGGAATTTCTAGAAAATTCAAGTAACATTAGCCACTGTATATATTCAATATTGGGTAATATGTTAATGAACTTGGTGTGCAAAAGAAGGAATATCCAATTACAGTAGACCTTTTTCCTCCCAAAAGGTTAACAAGTGAAGTGATATTGCATGCAAAAGAAGAAATGCTTGATCAAGGTAGTTCTAATTTTATTAGCTTATATTAGGTGAATAACTGAAGTGATTTAGTTTGCAAAAGAATAAATTTTCTTATACTGTCTTTTTTTATCATGTTGTGGATTTGCTGGATTTCTGTTCCTTGTAGAGTTTGACGTAAGCAAGGATAAGTGTTTCTATTTTGAGTGCAGGGAAGACATGGTCGAGCATTTCTTTTCTCACATGCGATGAACATTGTGGAGGGGCCAAAGGAGGACAGACGATTAACGACTGGTCTCCACACGGTTGCTGATATCTACTGCTGCGATTGCAGAGAGGTGCTTGGGTGGAAATATGAAAGAGCATATGAGGAAACCCAGAAGTACAAGGAAGGAAAGTTCATTCTCGAGAAGTCAAAAATTGTCAAGGAAAACTGGTAGCAATCAAGCATGTCTCTTATCGTTTGTCCTAAGTTGCTGTAAGTGTAGAGATGATAATACACATGTCCATTGTGTCTAGGCAGTCTTTCATGATTTGAAAATCTGCTCTTGTTGTTCATTAATGTGTGTACGTTATTTATTGTGTGGATATTGAATTGGAGTTTATCGATTGTGTCAATAAATTGTGAATAATTCTTCGTCATGCTCATATGATTGATATGGATTTTGGTGTTATAGAGTAGCTCTTTACAGGCTGTGATCATGAATTGGGACTGCTTGACCATCATATGAATTCTCCTCAGTCTTTTTGTTTACTTTGTCTATCACAGCATATTATCTTTTAATTAGAGTGGAGTTTTGCCAAATGATGTTCACAATTAATAGTATTTTCTGTATTTGTGGCTTAGTCTGTGAGGTCTTTATGTACTCTAGTAGCTTTTTTATGAACTTTATGTCAATGTCCTTTGATGAAACTTCGAGGTCGGAAGTTCGAACCAACCAGTTGAGATATTTCTTTGTTGAATCCTAGTTCCGTGGGTTCGTCCCACTTCTGGGTCCTTTACCCACATGAGCTTCAATCCATTCTTGTCGTCAGCTCTCGAGATTTACGCCCACTCAACTGTCTGAGTGGTATGTTGGGCTGTTGTTTATCTTATCATTGACAAGCTCTTGCATGTAAGCATGCGATAGAATATCTGAATATCATGTTCTTGCATAATTGATTGCTAGTGTGATGTGCTCTGATTCTTCACTAGTTTCCTTGTTATTTTGACTAAATGCCAATTAGTCAGAAGTAGCTTAGTTACACATGCCAAATTCGTTTGTTAGCATTTTGTTTATTCAACTTCTGCTGCTTCTTTCATAGATAGGCTGCTTGTTTCTCAATGCTGCATTGTATCCAATAAAGATGCGTTGTAGTtaagaaagaacaaaacaagAAAGAGTGACAAACGACACCATGCAAACTCTTTTGCACATCAAATATGAGTCTAAACCTGAGTGTCACCCAACAATCTCTTTTGAACTTCatatatgagtctaaactcgagtTGTCACCCAACAAACTCTTTTGGATATCAGATATGAGTCTAAAGTCCTCGAGTTGTCTCCCATAAGCACACCTTCAGATATTAGTCTAAACTCGAGTCATCATCTATACACACACCTGACATAACAAAACCGCATATGGTAGAACTGTCTCTTTATGTTGCTGGGATGCAGTCTTGGTGGCTCGCCTGCTGAGAAGCTACTTCAACAAACTATTGATAAGGAGCTCCATTTTTATTTGTCTAAAAGGACTGATGGTGATGACAACTGATACCATTCCCTCATGTTGAATTCAAACACAAGGTTCAAAGATTTTAAAAATGGGAAAGGAACCAAGTATTTGAAGTTGAAAAATATTCAGTTTACATTTGATAGTTGAATGAAAGCCAATATGAATTCAATTTTCCCACGAATAAACTTCCTGCAATGCAAATGTACAAGAAAGAAATCTAACAATTGGAGCAAAGGAAACTTCTTTCACCGACAATGAAAATCTAGCATGTCATATAACAGAGATTTTCTTCTTTGTCAGCCACCTCTTTTTGGCATTTTCGACTGCAGCCTCCCTCATTTTCAAGAGTTCTTGGAAACAATGGTCATATTGTGAATCAATTGCATCAAGCTCCAGCTTTAGCTCGTCGTGTTGATCCTTGTCTGCTAGGGATAGAGAGCAGATACTGGACAAACTTACAGTTTTATATGGATCAGAGCTTGAATCAATCAATGAGATATCAGAATTCTTGGTGGACTCACAAAGACTATGATTAGAAAATCCCAAACGCTTGTTAGTACTCCCATCAGAGACAACTGGGACACTGAACACAGCAGATATATCTGAACTGTCCAATTCAGGAGTTTCATGGTCATTCACACTACCAGAACATGAAGAAGCGTTTTCCTTGTTCAACGAGACCCCATTCTTTTGCACCACAGAAGAATGCACGAACAATCCATCTGCTTCACTTAAAGTACTTTCAAGTGACGCATTCCAATTGCATGTGAACTTCACTATCATGTTATCAATCAACTCAGCAATGACAGACACATCTTCATTTGACAAATCAACTTGTTCAATCATTTCTTGTGCTATTGAAATTGCCGTATCAGAATCAATAAAGAAAGGGAAATGGACGTTCTTTGCCCAACCTGCCACATAGAGCATTTTAGATCACTCGAAGTAGAACTAGAAGCTGCAGAACAAAGAACGTCAACACATAAAGTCAACGTATTTCACCAAAATGGATTTACTCACCACATGAATCTGCAATGCGTAAATGAAAAGAAACCAAGTTATCAGAATTTTTCTCCCCTCTCAACCTGAATTCCTTACTTTCAGTGAAGCTCTGGAATTCTAGAGTTGAAAATTGAGAGGTTTCAGATAACCCTTTTGCACAAGAACCAACAGAAGACTTCTTGTGACAAGCATCAATATCCATAGGAAGAGGTTCTGGTTGTGGTAGGATAACTGATTTGGTCATGAGATTCGGTAACTGAGTAGATTCACAATGGAGCTCCTTTGAATTTGCAGTCCAGAGGAATGGATCTTTCAGGAGCTCCACAGCTGGCAATCTCATAGGCGCTGGAACTAGGCACTTCTCTATGAATTCCTTGACTTCGGGATCACTCACTTTAGAGAGCGAGGCAGGCTTGATACCCTGTAGTGAAAATGCTTTGCGATCACAATTACATCATATACAATTGGGATTAAGTGCTAGGGTTGTGTCATATTTCAGGAGGTACTTACAGATGTGACCTTCTTGTATATTTGTGCTGGATTCCTGCATTCACTATATGGATACTCACACGTTACCATCTCCAATATGCACATGCCAAAAGAATAGATGTCAACAAGTTCGTTGTACTCTTCATCATAGAGCTCTGGAGCCATAAATTCAGGAGTACCTGCTCAAAGGACAGTGATCAGATGGTTTGATCAAAGCCACAGAATTTTAAGATAAACTGAAGCTATTACCAAAAACTTCCTAAATATTGAATCTGTTACCAATAACACTTCGAGCTGTAGGTTGCTGCATGACTGTCGCCAATCCAAGATCCCCAATTTTCACTTCTCCATTATTACCATTAACAAATATGTTGTCGCATTTCAAGTCCCGATGAATGATAGGAGAATTGTGACTATGCAAATAGTGTAAACCTCGAAGGATCTGCCTTGCCCAGTTCTTGATGGCCTTGATGTCAACATGCTTATGCTTCTTACGGTAT
This DNA window, taken from Tripterygium wilfordii isolate XIE 37 chromosome 20, ASM1340144v1, whole genome shotgun sequence, encodes the following:
- the LOC119987273 gene encoding serine/threonine-protein kinase WNK8-like isoform X2 — encoded protein: MITELFTSGSLRQYRKKHKHVDIKAIKNWARQILRGLHYLHSHNSPIIHRDLKCDNIFVNGNNGEVKIGDLGLATVMQQPTARSVIGTPEFMAPELYDEEYNELVDIYSFGMCILEMVTCEYPYSECRNPAQIYKKVTSGIKPASLSKVSDPEVKEFIEKCLVPAPMRLPAVELLKDPFLWTANSKELHCESTQLPNLMTKSVILPQPEPLPMDIDACHKKSSVGSCAKGLSETSQFSTLEFQSFTESKEFRLRGEKNSDNLVSFHLRIADSCGWAKNVHFPFFIDSDTAISIAQEMIEQVDLSNEDVSVIAELIDNMIVKFTCNWNASLESTLSEADGLFVHSSVVQKNGVSLNKENASSCSGSVNDHETPELDSSDISAVFSVPVVSDGSTNKRLGFSNHSLCESTKNSDISLIDSSSDPYKTVSLSSICSLSLADKDQHDELKLELDAIDSQYDHCFQELLKMREAAVENAKKRWLTKKKISVI
- the LOC119987244 gene encoding protein yippee-like At4g27745; the encoded protein is MAEVVGPRLYSCCSCRNHVAFHDDVISKAFQGRHGRAFLFSHAMNIVEGPKEDRRLTTGLHTVADIYCCDCREVLGWKYERAYEETQKYKEGKFILEKSKIVKENW
- the LOC119987273 gene encoding probable serine/threonine-protein kinase WNK10 isoform X1, producing the protein MDFCSKLVVGKLEVNDGEVAERDPSGRYVRYDEILGKGAFKTVYKAFDEVDGIEVAWNQVNIEEVLQSPEQLERLYSEVHLLKLLKHENIIKFFFSWVDDENKTINMITELFTSGSLRQYRKKHKHVDIKAIKNWARQILRGLHYLHSHNSPIIHRDLKCDNIFVNGNNGEVKIGDLGLATVMQQPTARSVIGTPEFMAPELYDEEYNELVDIYSFGMCILEMVTCEYPYSECRNPAQIYKKVTSGIKPASLSKVSDPEVKEFIEKCLVPAPMRLPAVELLKDPFLWTANSKELHCESTQLPNLMTKSVILPQPEPLPMDIDACHKKSSVGSCAKGLSETSQFSTLEFQSFTESKEFRLRGEKNSDNLVSFHLRIADSCGWAKNVHFPFFIDSDTAISIAQEMIEQVDLSNEDVSVIAELIDNMIVKFTCNWNASLESTLSEADGLFVHSSVVQKNGVSLNKENASSCSGSVNDHETPELDSSDISAVFSVPVVSDGSTNKRLGFSNHSLCESTKNSDISLIDSSSDPYKTVSLSSICSLSLADKDQHDELKLELDAIDSQYDHCFQELLKMREAAVENAKKRWLTKKKISVI